GGAACATCGGCACTTTGATGGCGAATGCCAGCGCATACGCCAGGAAAAGAAGCGTTTGCGTCCCGCGCGCCATCTCCAGTCCGTAAAGCTCCTGCACGGAGAAGGTCAGCACCCCAGTGGCCTGATACTTGATGACGGCCATCGCGATGATCGCCACCAGCATCAGCAGGCTGCCGGCCATCGTGTAGATGAAGAATTTCACCGCCGCGTAAATGCGCCGCGGGCCGCCCCAGACCCCGATGATGAAATACATCGGGATGAGCATGGCCTCCCAGAACACGTAGAAAAGCACCAGGTCCAGGGCGACGAACACGCCCAGCATACCGGTCTCCAGCATCAGCATCAGGGCGTAATACTCGCGCTCACGGTCCTTGATCCCGGCGAACGAGCCTGCAATGGCGATCATTGTCAGGAACGTGGTCAACAGGACCATGAACAGGCTTATGCCATCTATCCCCACGCTGTACCGAATGGCCTGCTGTCCCAGCAGTGTGATCCAGGGCACATCCACGGTGAACTGCATGCCGGGCGTGCCCGTGCGGAACCAGAAGAACAGCGGTACGCTGATGGCGAAAGTGGCGGCGGACACCAAGAGCGCCACAGTCTTGATGGCAGTCGTGGCGCGCCGGGGTATGAACGCAACAAGCGCTGCTCCCGCGAGGGGCAGGAACGTGATGATGGTCAGTATATGCTTCTGGAACTGCTCAGCTCCCAAAGTCTTGCCTCAACGTGTCAGAACCCAGATCACGATCAGCGCTCCCGCCAGCATCCCCGCCGCGTAGCCCCGGACATAGCCGGATTGAATCACACGGAACAGTCGGCTTGCGATCCCGAAGAACCAGGCCACAGCGTTTACCAGCCCGTCAATGATCAGCACGTCCACGCCCCTCCACAGAAAGCGGCTAAACGCCATTCCCGGGCGGACGATGATGGCGCTGTAGATCTCGTCCACGTAATACTTGTTGAGCAAAAGGTTGTAGAGCACGGGCGCACGGGCAGCAAGCGCCGCCGCCGTTCCGGGCCTTCGCACATACCAGCTTGCTCCCAGTGCAATGGACAGGAGCGCCAGAACGACGGTCAGACCCATCAGAGGCAGCTCCAGCGCATGATCCACATGCGGCGCGGGCATGACAAAGCCCACCGTAGCATTGCCCGCTGCGTTCGCAATGAGGAGCGCAGCTTCTTTTTTCTCGACGATTGAAGGCTCCAAAAAGCGCGTGAACGCTGCAATGGAGTTCTCCGGCAGATGCAGCCTGTGGCCGATCGCCTCCGGAATGTTCACCAGCCCCGCGAACACCGCTCCCACCGCCAGAACGGTGAGGACGGTGGTCATAGAAAGCGGCGATTCGTGGATCTTGCTGCGGATCTCTTCCGGCATCCTGGGCTGGCCGTGGAAGGTCTTGAAGGTCAGCCTGGCCATATAGAACGCCGTCAGGACAGCAGTCACCACGCCGACTCCCCAGAACGCCCAGTGCCCCAAGGGACCGGCCAGGGAATACCAGATGATCTCGTCTTTGGAGAAGAACCCGGAGAGCGGCGGGATGCCGGCGATGGCAAGAGTTCCGATCCAGAAGGTGAATCCCGTGATGGGCATCCACTTCATCAGACCGCCCATCCTGCGGATGTCCTGCTCCTCGTGCATTCCATGGATGACGCTGCCTGCTCCCAGGAAGAGCAGCGCCTTGAAGAAGGCGTGGGTCATCAAGTGGAAGATGGCTGCCGCGAACGCCCCCACTCCGCAGGCCATGAACATGTAGCCCAGTTGGCTTACGGTGGAGTAGGCGAGCACGCGCTTGATGTCGTTTTGCACCAGGCCGATCGTTGCCGCGAACAGCGCTGTGCCTGCTCCGATGATGGCGATCACAAGAAGCGCCACGGGAGCGTTGACGAACAGGATGGAGCAGCGCGCCACCATGTACACACCCGCAGTCACCATCGTCGCGGCGTGGATGAGCGCGGAGACGGGGGTGGGGCCCTCCATTGCGTCGGGAAGCCAGACGTAAAGCGGGATCTGCGCGGACTTGCCCGTTGCTCCCACAAATAGCAGCAGACAGATGGCCGTGAGCGTGGCGGTGATGGCTCCCGGCTCTGCAGCCACTTTGTCGAACACCACCCGATAATCCAGCGAGCCAAATACGGCGAAAATGAAGAGCATCCCCAGCAGGAAACCGAAATCGCCCACGCGGTTCACCAGGAACGCCTTCTTGCCCGCTGCGGCGGCGCTGGGCTTCTGGAACCAGAACCCGATGAGCAGGTAGCTGCAGAGACCCACGCCTTCCCAGCCGACGAACATCAGCAGAAAGTTGTCCGCCAGCACCAGCACCAGCATGGCGAACGTGAACAGGTTCAGATACGTGAAATAACGGTGGTAGCGCGGGTCGTGCGCCATGTAGCCCGTGGAGTAGACGTGGATCAGGAAGCCCACCACCGTCACCACGCACGCCATCACCGCAGAAAGCGGGTCCAACATCAGGGAAACCGAGGTCTTGAAGCTGCCGGTGCTTATCCAGGGGAAGAGAGTCTGGTGTATCTCTCGCACCTGACCGGGCGGGATCTGCAGGAGGTACACCAGCCCCATCACCGAGACGACCGCGCTTCCCAGCACGGCAAGGCAGGCAACCGTTCCCGAGAGCATCCGGGGAAGGCGGTGACCCAGCAGGCCATTCACCAGCACGCCTGCCAGAGGAAACGCGGGGATGAGCCAGAGGTAATCGCCGATCACTGTCGCTTCACCCCCTCCTCTCAGCCTCTCATCCCGCTCATCTCGTCCACGTCAATGGTGGACTTCGTCCGGAAGATGGCCACAATAATCGCCAGACCAACAGCCACCTCAGCGGCCGCCACGGCCATGACGAAGAACACGAACACCTGACCGTCCATCGTGCCCAGGTAGCGGGCGGCAGCGATAAACAGAAGGTTCCCCGCGTTCAGCATCAGCTCGATGCACATAAACATAATGATGGGATCCTTACGGATGAGGAACCCCACTGCTCCGATGCTGAACAACACTGCGGACAGCATCACCCAGCTGGCGAACGGGACGGGTGCGTTCCAGGCCATTTACGCCAGCCTCCTTTTCGCAAGGACCACTGCTCCCATCATGGCCGCCAGCAGGATGAACGCCGCGATCTCGAAGGCCAGCAGGTGATCCCGAAAAAGAGTCAGACCCACCAGCTTCGGCGAACCGAAATCAGCGGGCACCGCGGACGCCTGAGCGCCGCCCAGTCCGGCCGCCATCGGCGCCAGCACCCCGATCTCCGCCAGCAGCAGGATGCCCAGCACGGCGGCTATCAGGATCTGCGAGCGAGGCTTCTGTTCTAGACCGCCTTCCTGCCCCTGGATGTTCAGCAGCATCAGCACGAACAGGAACAGAACCATGATGGCGCCTGCGTAGACCGCCACCTGCACCACCGCAATGAACTCCGCGCCCAGCATCAGGAAGAAGACTGCCACCACCGCGAAGTTCACCACGAGGCACAAAGCGCCGTGCACGGCGTTGCGGTTCAACACGAGAAGCAGCGCGAAAGCGATCGCAACGACGGACAGCGCAACGAACGGAAGAAGAGTCACCGCCTCAGCCTCCCGCCTCCGTGGCCGGAGCAAGGCGGGGAGCCCTGCGCTCCACGCGCCGTCCGGCGATCTTGATGACCGCTCCCACCACCACCGCCAGCGTCACATTCACCACCGTCAGCAACGGCATCGCCCGGTCCGCCGACAAGGTCACGACGACAGCTGTTACGGCAAGGTTCAGGAACCCCACCGGAATGAGCACCTTCCAGCCGAACGCCATCAGCAGGTCGTAGCGTATTCGCGGCAGCGTGGCGCGGATCCACATGTAGAAGATGATGAAGGCGAAAATCTTCACCAAGAACCAGACAATGGGTATTTCCGGCAGACCGAACGGGGCGTGCCAGCCTCCCAGAAACATCACGGTCGCCAGCGCGCTGACCGTCACCAGGTTGACGTATTCGCCCATGAAGAACATGGCGAAACGGAAGCCTGTGTACTCCGTGTGAAAGCCAGCCACGAGCTCCGATTCCGCCTCCGCCATGTCGAACGGCGGACGGTTCAGCTCGGCGTTGCTGGCGATCAGGAAGATGATGAAGCTGATGAGCTGCGGAAAGACAAGCCAGTATCCGCTTTCCCGCTGCAGGTCCACAATATCCTTGAGGCTGAGCGACCCCGCCATCAGGACCACAGAGACCACCGCCAGCCCGATGGGGATCTCATAGGAGATCATCTGCGCGCTCGATCGGAGCGCTCCCAGCAGCGAGTACTTGTTGTTCGAACTCCATCCGGCCAGAGTCACACCGTAGACCGCCAGCGAGGAGAGCGCCAGGATATACAGGATCCCGATATTGACATCCGCCACTTGCAGCGCCACCGTCCGGCCAAAGATCGTCACGGGCTCCCCGAAGGGCACCACCGCAAACGCCGCCAGTGCAGGCACGATGGAGAGGATGGGGGCCAGATAGTACGTAATGCGATCCACGCCCGCCGGGATAATGTTTTCCTTGATGATGAGCTTGACAGCGTCCGCCATCGGCTGAAGCAGTCCGAACGGTCCGCAACGGTTCGGGCCGATCCTCTGCTGCATCCACGCGACGACCTTACGCTCCAGCCAGATCAAAAGGGGAACCAGGCTCATCAGGACGGCGAAGACCAGCACGGCCTTCACCAGCGAAGCGATCCACGTGAACAGGGTGTCGCTCATCCCGCGGCCGCCGCTCCTTCCAGTGCAGCTCCCTCGCGCCGCCGCATGGGGCACCCCCGGTTCTCCACGTGCGCCTCGAACTCGTGACGCCAGTGCTCGATGCCGGAAACGACGCTGGCGATGGAGGTGTCTCCCAGGGGGCAGAAGCACTTGCCGTCCATGTTGTCCGTGATATCGAGCAGGAGATCGATGTCTTCCTTGCGGCCGCCGGTCTCCTCCAGCTCGTTCAGGATCTTGTACATCCAGTCTGTGCCCTCCCGGCAGGGCGTGCACTTGCCGCAGGACTCGTGCCGGTAGAAGTGCACCAGATTCCTGGCCGCCCAGACCATGCAAGTGGAGTCATCCATCACGATCATCCCGGCCGACCCCAGCATGGAGCCAGCCGCCTGAATGGACTCGTAGTCCAGATTGATGTCGCACTTCTCGGCGGGCAGAATGGGAACGCTGGATCCGCCAGGGATGATGGCCTTCAACGTGTGGCCTTCCCGAATCCCTCCAGCATAGTCGTTCAGGAGGGTCATCAGGGGAGTGCCGAGGGGGATCTCGTAGTTGCCGGGTTTCCTGACGTGACCAGAGACGGAGAAGATCTTGGTGCCCGGACTCTTCTCCGTTCCCCACTGGCGGAACCACTGCGCGCCGTTGTTGATAATGTGCGGGACGTTGCACAGCGTCTCGACATTGTTGATGATGGTGGGGCTGCGGTAGAGTCCGGAAACGGCTGGGAACGGCGGCTTGAGCCGCGGCAGGCCCCTGCGACCTTCCAGCGAATCCAGCAGGGCGGATTCCTCACCGCAGATGTAAGCGCCCGCCCCCGGATGCAGACTTATGTGGCAGTCGAACCCTGTGCCCTGGATATTTTCGCCCAGCCAGCCACGCGCATATGCCTCTTCGATGGCCTGATTCAGAACACGGAGAGGGCCGACATATTCTCCGCGCACGTAGATGAAAGCCCGGTTTGCCCCAATCGCGTGGCAGGCGACGATCATCCCCTCCAGAAGCTGATGCGGATTCACCTCCATCAGCTCACGGTCTTTGAAAGTGCCCGGCTCGCTTTCGTCGGCGTTGCAGACCAGATAGTGCGGTTTGCCGGTGTTCTGCGGCACAAAACTCCACTTCATCCCGGTGGGAAAACCAGCTCCTCCGCGCCCTCGCAGACCCGAATCCTTGACCTCGGCGATCACCTCGGCCGGGGTCATCTCCAGCGCTTTCTTCACGCTACGGTAGCCGCCGTTCTCCAGATATACGTCAATTCCGCGGATGCCGGGAATATGGTTCTGACTGAAGACGATCTCGTTAGCCATAGGTCAGTCCGGGGCCTCCATTCCGGTCAACTGAGGCGCCCGCTGCGGCTCCTCGGCGGGACGGCTGCGAAGTTCATCTATGAGCCGGTCTAGCTGATCCAGCGTCAGGTTTTCGTAGTAGCGGTCTCCGAAAAGCATCACGGGTGCGGACCCACAGGCTCCCAGGCACTCAACCACTTCGAACATGAACTTCCCGTCCGCAGTGGTCTGGCCCGCCCGCACGCCGAGTTTTTGTTCCAGGAAGCGGATGACGTCTTCCGCCCCGCACAGGGCGCAGGAAAGCGTTCCGCAGACCTGGAAAATATACCGTCCAACCGGCCGGTTGTAATACATCGTGTAGAACGATGCGACCCCTTTCACCTCCGCCGGGGAGATGCCCAGGATTCCGGCGATGTCCTCAATGGCTTCGTCCGTGACGTATCCATCCTGCTCCTGCGCCACATACAGGGCCGGAAGCAGGGCGGAGCGTCGCTCCGGGTATCGCGAAGCAAGGCGCTCCACGCGCTCCCTGGAACTCTCTGTCAGCGAGGCCATGCGTTCCCCCTGCCCAAGCGCCCCGCGTGCCGGGTCACTCCCATTCCAGCGCCCCTACACGCCATTCGTAGATAAGTCCCACCGTCAACACCAGAAAGAACACGCCCATCCCGATCAGTCCATACATCCCCAGCTCACCCAGCGCCACCGCCCAGGGATACATGAACACGACTTCAATGTCGAAAAGAATGAAAAGCATCGCCACCAGGTAGAACTTCACGGGGAAGCGCTCTCGGGCGGTGCCGACGGGCTCAATGCCGCACTCATACGGAGCCAGCTTGCGAGCATTCCCTCCACGGGGCCGTCCCACCACGAGAGCCAGAAGCAGCGCAGC
The sequence above is drawn from the Armatimonadota bacterium genome and encodes:
- the nuoH2 gene encoding NADH-quinone oxidoreductase subunit H 2, with amino-acid sequence MSDTLFTWIASLVKAVLVFAVLMSLVPLLIWLERKVVAWMQQRIGPNRCGPFGLLQPMADAVKLIIKENIIPAGVDRITYYLAPILSIVPALAAFAVVPFGEPVTIFGRTVALQVADVNIGILYILALSSLAVYGVTLAGWSSNNKYSLLGALRSSAQMISYEIPIGLAVVSVVLMAGSLSLKDIVDLQRESGYWLVFPQLISFIIFLIASNAELNRPPFDMAEAESELVAGFHTEYTGFRFAMFFMGEYVNLVTVSALATVMFLGGWHAPFGLPEIPIVWFLVKIFAFIIFYMWIRATLPRIRYDLLMAFGWKVLIPVGFLNLAVTAVVVTLSADRAMPLLTVVNVTLAVVVGAVIKIAGRRVERRAPRLAPATEAGG
- the nuoK1 gene encoding NADH-quinone oxidoreductase subunit K 1, which encodes MAWNAPVPFASWVMLSAVLFSIGAVGFLIRKDPIIMFMCIELMLNAGNLLFIAAARYLGTMDGQVFVFFVMAVAAAEVAVGLAIIVAIFRTKSTIDVDEMSGMRG
- the nuoL-1 gene encoding NADH-quinone oxidoreductase subunit L; the encoded protein is MIGDYLWLIPAFPLAGVLVNGLLGHRLPRMLSGTVACLAVLGSAVVSVMGLVYLLQIPPGQVREIHQTLFPWISTGSFKTSVSLMLDPLSAVMACVVTVVGFLIHVYSTGYMAHDPRYHRYFTYLNLFTFAMLVLVLADNFLLMFVGWEGVGLCSYLLIGFWFQKPSAAAAGKKAFLVNRVGDFGFLLGMLFIFAVFGSLDYRVVFDKVAAEPGAITATLTAICLLLFVGATGKSAQIPLYVWLPDAMEGPTPVSALIHAATMVTAGVYMVARCSILFVNAPVALLVIAIIGAGTALFAATIGLVQNDIKRVLAYSTVSQLGYMFMACGVGAFAAAIFHLMTHAFFKALLFLGAGSVIHGMHEEQDIRRMGGLMKWMPITGFTFWIGTLAIAGIPPLSGFFSKDEIIWYSLAGPLGHWAFWGVGVVTAVLTAFYMARLTFKTFHGQPRMPEEIRSKIHESPLSMTTVLTVLAVGAVFAGLVNIPEAIGHRLHLPENSIAAFTRFLEPSIVEKKEAALLIANAAGNATVGFVMPAPHVDHALELPLMGLTVVLALLSIALGASWYVRRPGTAAALAARAPVLYNLLLNKYYVDEIYSAIIVRPGMAFSRFLWRGVDVLIIDGLVNAVAWFFGIASRLFRVIQSGYVRGYAAGMLAGALIVIWVLTR
- the nuoF gene encoding NADH-quinone oxidoreductase subunit F, producing MANEIVFSQNHIPGIRGIDVYLENGGYRSVKKALEMTPAEVIAEVKDSGLRGRGGAGFPTGMKWSFVPQNTGKPHYLVCNADESEPGTFKDRELMEVNPHQLLEGMIVACHAIGANRAFIYVRGEYVGPLRVLNQAIEEAYARGWLGENIQGTGFDCHISLHPGAGAYICGEESALLDSLEGRRGLPRLKPPFPAVSGLYRSPTIINNVETLCNVPHIINNGAQWFRQWGTEKSPGTKIFSVSGHVRKPGNYEIPLGTPLMTLLNDYAGGIREGHTLKAIIPGGSSVPILPAEKCDINLDYESIQAAGSMLGSAGMIVMDDSTCMVWAARNLVHFYRHESCGKCTPCREGTDWMYKILNELEETGGRKEDIDLLLDITDNMDGKCFCPLGDTSIASVVSGIEHWRHEFEAHVENRGCPMRRREGAALEGAAAAG
- the nuoA1 gene encoding NADH-quinone oxidoreductase subunit A 1, which produces MHPYMPILMMLIIATSFAVAALLLALVVGRPRGGNARKLAPYECGIEPVGTARERFPVKFYLVAMLFILFDIEVVFMYPWAVALGELGMYGLIGMGVFFLVLTVGLIYEWRVGALEWE
- a CDS encoding NADH-quinone oxidoreductase subunit J, whose protein sequence is MTLLPFVALSVVAIAFALLLVLNRNAVHGALCLVVNFAVVAVFFLMLGAEFIAVVQVAVYAGAIMVLFLFVLMLLNIQGQEGGLEQKPRSQILIAAVLGILLLAEIGVLAPMAAGLGGAQASAVPADFGSPKLVGLTLFRDHLLAFEIAAFILLAAMMGAVVLAKRRLA